Proteins encoded within one genomic window of Lysinibacillus louembei:
- a CDS encoding SH3 domain-containing protein, producing the protein MKRIIIVMIALLLVVLGTVYPSDKIEATGKTMYVNAKSDIILRDKPAKDAKQLSTVKNKTAVTVLGTTKEWSHIQVGKQKGYVYSSALSAKNPNKKEAPVVTGGLYPKVGLELVYIPDILGNVKSKYYTLGEDKPQYASDKTFSSNVGLYSNVGDSYADISIVDVVRKGSTAKELWIGTGTVPWYIYMYPMKEGTYTYGWSVNIGEERELDKIFVESTSKTITVKAGTFHNVVILKHPNNYRHYFVKGVGLIKSTDGKGNIIAELISIK; encoded by the coding sequence ATGAAGCGAATTATTATTGTAATGATAGCACTTTTATTGGTAGTATTAGGTACCGTCTATCCAAGTGACAAAATCGAAGCTACGGGCAAAACGATGTATGTCAATGCTAAAAGCGATATTATTTTACGTGACAAACCGGCAAAAGACGCTAAGCAATTGAGTACAGTAAAAAATAAAACAGCGGTCACAGTTTTAGGTACAACAAAGGAATGGTCACATATTCAAGTTGGTAAGCAAAAAGGCTATGTATATTCTTCGGCTTTATCTGCGAAAAATCCGAATAAAAAAGAAGCGCCTGTTGTGACAGGTGGATTATATCCTAAAGTAGGACTTGAACTTGTATATATTCCAGATATTTTAGGGAATGTTAAGAGCAAGTACTATACTCTTGGCGAGGACAAACCTCAATATGCCTCAGATAAAACATTCAGTTCTAACGTTGGTTTATATTCGAATGTTGGTGATAGTTACGCGGACATCTCGATTGTAGATGTTGTTCGGAAAGGCTCAACGGCAAAAGAACTATGGATTGGTACAGGAACGGTACCGTGGTATATTTATATGTATCCAATGAAAGAGGGAACATATACATATGGATGGTCGGTAAATATAGGGGAAGAAAGGGAATTAGATAAAATTTTTGTAGAAAGTACATCGAAGACAATAACTGTAAAAGCAGGTACTTTCCATAATGTTGTTATTTTAAAGCATCCAAATAATTACCGCCACTATTTTGTGAAGGGAGTAGGGCTTATTAAATCAACAGATGGAAAAGGTAATATTATTGCAGAGTTAATTTCAATTAAATAA
- the yajC gene encoding preprotein translocase subunit YajC produces the protein MQLVPILIMFVAMWFILIRPAQKRQKATAEMQNSIKRGDRVVTIGGLHGEVDAIEDAFVYLIIADNVRVKFERQAIGRVVVD, from the coding sequence ATGCAACTAGTACCAATTTTAATCATGTTCGTTGCGATGTGGTTTATTTTAATCCGTCCAGCACAAAAAAGACAAAAAGCGACGGCAGAAATGCAAAACAGCATTAAACGCGGTGATCGCGTTGTGACAATTGGTGGCTTACATGGTGAAGTAGATGCGATTGAAGATGCATTTGTATATTTAATCATTGCAGATAACGTACGTGTGAAATTTGAAAGACAAGCAATTGGTCGCGTTGTAGTAGACTAA
- the tgt gene encoding tRNA guanosine(34) transglycosylase Tgt, with translation MTQPAIRYELIKTCKQTGARLGIVHTPHGSFETPTFMPVGTQATVKAMSPEELKEMDAGIILSNTYHLWLRPGNDIVKEAGGLHKFMNWDRPILTDSGGFQVFSLSKFRKIEEEGVYFRNHLNGDKLFLSPEKAMEIQNDLGSDIMMAFDECPPYPATYDYMLQSVDRTTRWAKRCKEAHARPEEQGLFGIIQGGEYEDLRRRSAEALVELDFPGYAIGGLSVGEPKDIMNRVLEFTAPLMPENKPRYLMGVGSPDSLIDGAIRGIDMFDCVLPTRIARNGTLMTSEGRMVIKNAKYARDFRPIDENCDCYTCKNYTRAYVRHLLRTEETFGLRLTSYHNLRFLIKLMEDVRQAIREDRLGDFKEEFFEKYGYNVPNPKNF, from the coding sequence ATGACACAACCAGCAATACGCTATGAATTAATTAAAACATGTAAGCAAACAGGGGCACGCTTAGGCATCGTGCATACGCCACATGGCTCGTTTGAAACGCCAACATTTATGCCTGTTGGAACACAGGCAACGGTGAAAGCAATGTCACCAGAAGAACTAAAGGAAATGGATGCAGGCATTATTTTATCAAACACTTATCATTTATGGTTACGTCCAGGTAATGATATTGTCAAAGAGGCGGGTGGTTTGCATAAATTTATGAACTGGGATCGCCCAATTTTAACGGATTCAGGCGGCTTCCAAGTATTTTCTTTAAGCAAATTCCGTAAAATTGAGGAAGAGGGCGTTTATTTCCGCAACCATTTAAATGGCGATAAGCTATTTTTAAGCCCTGAAAAGGCGATGGAAATTCAAAATGATTTAGGCTCAGATATTATGATGGCTTTTGATGAATGTCCACCATATCCAGCAACATATGATTATATGCTGCAATCTGTTGATCGCACAACGCGTTGGGCAAAGCGCTGTAAAGAAGCACATGCACGTCCAGAGGAGCAAGGCTTATTTGGTATTATTCAAGGAGGGGAATACGAGGACTTGCGCCGTCGTTCCGCAGAGGCACTTGTTGAATTAGATTTCCCAGGCTATGCAATCGGTGGTTTATCTGTAGGTGAACCAAAGGATATCATGAACCGTGTACTCGAATTTACTGCACCCTTAATGCCTGAAAACAAGCCGCGCTATTTAATGGGCGTTGGCTCACCAGACTCTCTGATTGATGGCGCGATTCGTGGTATCGATATGTTTGACTGCGTATTACCAACACGTATCGCACGCAATGGTACATTAATGACATCGGAAGGGCGTATGGTCATTAAAAATGCAAAATACGCACGCGATTTCCGTCCAATTGATGAAAACTGTGATTGCTACACATGTAAAAACTATACGCGTGCTTATGTACGTCATTTACTGCGCACAGAGGAAACGTTCGGCTTACGTTTAACGTCTTACCATAACTTACGCTTCTTAATTAAATTAATGGAAGATGTACGTCAAGCAATTCGTGAAGACCGTTTAGGAGACTTTAAGGAAGAATTTTTCGAGAAATATGGCTATAATGTGCCGAATCCGAAAAACTTCTAA